The following are encoded together in the Geobacter sulfurreducens PCA genome:
- a CDS encoding WecB/TagA/CpsF family glycosyltransferase: MKCEDATVSNLFGLPFYNGSFDRAIECLVNDLKQITYTPKVVVTPNVDHIVRIYDDPQLYEVYKSANYFFADGFPVVLLSRFMSTRIHERVTGADIFPALCELSSNLHLKVFILGGHSTEPAYQTLKKLYPGADIRIYAPSMNFEYNGPEGQQAVRLVNSWQPDIVFCCLGMPKQELWALSHQQELSAKLILCVGAALDFVLGDAKRAPLLFQRIGMEWCWRLFHEPSRLWKRYLWGFFKFVKIVISEIGKHNESTK, from the coding sequence ATGAAATGTGAAGATGCGACAGTAAGTAACTTGTTCGGTTTGCCTTTTTATAATGGCTCATTCGACAGAGCAATAGAATGTCTTGTAAATGATCTTAAGCAAATCACTTATACCCCCAAAGTAGTAGTTACTCCAAATGTTGATCATATAGTCAGAATATATGATGACCCTCAATTGTACGAGGTATACAAGTCAGCTAATTATTTCTTCGCAGATGGCTTCCCAGTAGTTTTGTTAAGTAGATTCATGTCAACACGTATTCACGAACGAGTAACAGGTGCTGATATATTCCCGGCTTTATGTGAATTATCATCAAATCTCCATCTTAAAGTGTTTATTTTGGGGGGTCATTCAACTGAGCCTGCTTACCAGACTTTGAAGAAATTGTACCCCGGAGCTGATATACGCATTTATGCCCCATCAATGAATTTCGAGTATAACGGACCTGAAGGGCAGCAAGCTGTACGACTTGTAAATAGTTGGCAACCAGATATAGTATTTTGTTGTCTGGGGATGCCTAAGCAGGAGTTATGGGCTCTGAGTCACCAGCAAGAGTTGAGTGCTAAGTTAATTCTATGTGTCGGCGCTGCTCTTGATTTCGTTTTAGGTGATGCAAAGAGAGCACCTCTTTTGTTTCAGCGTATAGGTATGGAATGGTGCTGGCGACTTTTCCACGAGCCTTCGCGCCTCTGGAAACGCTATTTGTGGGGATTTTTTAAATTTGTCAAGATCGTTATAAGTGAGATTGGAAAACATAATGAAAGCACTAAATAA
- a CDS encoding glycosyltransferase family 4 protein, which translates to MKICHVAYQTWPTQCGAVTRLEQLLEAQHLLGVDTFVISSPFQMANSACAIECRRGIKYYRTSIGFKHIGFSNAIGFWGRLHKFTHIFSFVRQVWKICCIEKPDIIHAHATFFIGLSAWFVARFMGIPCVYEVRSTWEEDLKGGSFVYLQRSIVKYMERLTIKLSSGTVFLSKGLQEHYCKRIPVNRSALIYNCVKEPTTSSTGRMNDSVFNLGYIGSLYDYEGLENLIKVAQLLRQTDIKLHIDIVGGGPSEQYLMDLTRKMRLDDIITFHGRVNPDSVDSYYNNIDVIVLPRRDLVITNRVAGLKPIEAFSHKKIVVASDVEGMKELFVDGIHGLLFQADNISDMYNKITWVYNNKEIACKIALSGYQLFLEKYTLAAMGKQYLHFYDEVLVNSRHEM; encoded by the coding sequence GTGAAGATTTGTCATGTAGCATATCAAACATGGCCTACCCAGTGTGGGGCTGTTACACGGCTTGAACAATTATTAGAAGCTCAACATTTACTGGGCGTGGACACTTTTGTTATTAGCAGTCCGTTTCAAATGGCCAATTCTGCGTGTGCTATAGAATGTAGAAGAGGAATTAAGTACTATCGGACGTCAATTGGGTTTAAGCACATCGGATTTTCAAATGCTATTGGATTTTGGGGACGATTACATAAGTTTACTCACATATTTTCTTTTGTTCGTCAGGTCTGGAAGATATGTTGTATTGAAAAGCCAGACATAATTCATGCTCACGCGACATTTTTTATTGGTTTAAGTGCCTGGTTTGTTGCCCGATTCATGGGAATACCATGTGTCTATGAGGTCCGCTCAACGTGGGAGGAAGATTTAAAGGGAGGTAGTTTCGTATATTTGCAACGATCAATTGTTAAATATATGGAACGGTTAACAATTAAGCTTTCCTCTGGAACGGTTTTTCTTTCAAAAGGATTGCAAGAGCACTACTGTAAAAGAATACCCGTGAACCGATCAGCTTTGATATATAATTGCGTGAAAGAGCCCACAACATCTTCAACAGGGCGAATGAATGATTCAGTATTCAATCTTGGCTATATTGGATCATTATATGATTACGAAGGTCTAGAGAATTTGATCAAAGTAGCGCAGCTCTTGAGGCAAACTGATATTAAGCTCCATATAGATATTGTTGGTGGAGGCCCATCTGAGCAGTATTTAATGGATTTAACACGAAAGATGCGACTCGATGATATTATAACATTTCATGGGAGGGTTAATCCAGATTCAGTGGACAGTTATTATAATAATATCGATGTTATTGTGTTGCCCAGACGGGATCTAGTTATAACTAATAGAGTGGCTGGATTAAAGCCAATTGAAGCTTTTTCTCATAAAAAGATTGTTGTAGCTTCTGACGTTGAAGGCATGAAAGAACTATTTGTTGATGGTATACATGGATTACTATTTCAAGCAGATAACATTAGTGACATGTACAATAAAATTACTTGGGTATATAATAATAAAGAGATTGCATGTAAAATAGCATTATCGGGGTATCAGTTGTTTCTTGAAAAGTATACTTTAGCTGCTATGGGAAAGCAGTATTTACATTTTTACGATGAGGTTTTGGTTAATTCACGCCATGAAATGTGA
- a CDS encoding GumC family protein: MANLQNECCNANDSSNNFEAERICILEYLEVVLCGWKLITILTVLAFVLSLVISISLPNVYKATTRILPPQQDSGLLGLMLGQAGSFGGVGPLATDLLGKANPADMYVSIMTSEAISDKIIDKFNLMKVYNEKYRIDAYKVLDNNIDILAGKKDGIITISVEDEDPQRAANIANAYVNELSNLLVQLNSKESAQNRVFYEERLAKAKVDLARSEDNLKQFQTKYKVVSVADQAQAAISNIAQLNAQLIAQEIQLSNLRKQFTEDSLEVKNVKSTINGLRNQISRIESREAGGAIPNMGLIPELGQQYFRLMREFKVQEAIVDLLTKQFESAKLGELKDSYYVQIIQTARVPDKKSKPKRSMIVAMSTVITFGFGILSVIIMHMLSKLPSNELVVWNRIKSRVVKRI, encoded by the coding sequence ATGGCTAATCTACAAAATGAATGTTGTAACGCTAACGATAGCAGCAACAATTTTGAAGCTGAGAGAATTTGCATTCTAGAATACCTAGAGGTTGTTTTATGTGGCTGGAAGCTGATAACAATATTGACCGTTTTGGCATTTGTTTTGTCATTGGTTATTAGTATTAGTTTGCCAAATGTCTACAAAGCAACAACGCGCATTCTTCCGCCACAGCAAGATTCTGGATTGCTAGGTCTTATGTTAGGGCAAGCAGGTTCTTTTGGTGGTGTAGGACCATTGGCGACAGATCTGCTGGGTAAAGCGAATCCTGCAGATATGTACGTTAGTATTATGACAAGTGAGGCTATAAGTGATAAGATTATTGATAAATTCAATTTAATGAAGGTATACAACGAGAAATACCGCATTGATGCATACAAAGTACTTGATAATAATATTGATATTCTTGCTGGTAAGAAGGATGGTATAATTACAATATCTGTTGAGGACGAAGATCCGCAGCGAGCTGCCAATATTGCTAATGCTTATGTAAATGAACTGAGTAATCTTTTAGTTCAACTAAATTCGAAGGAGTCAGCGCAAAATAGAGTATTTTACGAAGAGAGACTTGCTAAGGCAAAAGTTGATTTAGCTCGATCGGAAGACAATCTAAAGCAATTTCAGACAAAATATAAAGTCGTGTCAGTAGCTGATCAGGCACAAGCAGCAATTTCTAATATTGCTCAACTGAATGCTCAGTTGATCGCCCAAGAAATTCAATTATCAAATCTTAGAAAACAATTTACTGAAGATAGTCTAGAGGTAAAAAACGTTAAATCAACCATTAATGGACTGAGGAATCAAATATCTCGAATTGAAAGTCGTGAAGCCGGAGGTGCTATCCCGAATATGGGGTTGATTCCTGAGTTAGGACAACAGTATTTTCGCCTTATGCGAGAATTTAAAGTCCAAGAAGCGATTGTAGATTTACTTACAAAACAATTTGAGTCAGCAAAACTCGGCGAACTTAAGGATTCATATTATGTACAAATAATCCAAACTGCACGGGTTCCTGACAAAAAATCTAAGCCAAAACGTAGTATGATAGTTGCTATGTCCACAGTTATAACATTTGGCTTTGGTATCCTATCAGTAATAATTATGCATATGCTATCGAAACTACCAAGTAACGAGCTTGTTGTATGGAACAGGATAAAGTCAAGAGTAGTTAAAAGAATATAA
- a CDS encoding IS3 family transposase gives MSATISPATGKAYGVQRVCLAWGVPRSSFYSRAGRKTLPAVLLKRGPKTPLSDDEVLSLIRTDLETSPFVGEGHRKVWGRLRFVKGIKVGRKRVLRLMRENNLLSPHRVVQGQPKDHAGKIITAAPNVMWGTDGTKIFTLEEGWCWLFTAVEHWNAECVGWHVTKNGDRFAALQPLAMGIKARFGSVGAAAARGLALRMDHGSQYLSEHFQNQIKFWGIAPSFSFVAEPQTNGVTERFNRTIKEQVIYGRHYRTIEEVRMAVADFMDRYNRLWLVEKLGFRSPRQAFEEYQLKKAA, from the coding sequence ATGAGTGCTACGATCTCCCCTGCCACCGGTAAAGCCTATGGCGTTCAGCGCGTCTGCCTTGCCTGGGGAGTGCCCCGCTCGTCGTTCTATAGCCGTGCAGGCAGAAAAACATTGCCTGCTGTACTGCTCAAGCGTGGTCCAAAAACACCGCTCTCTGACGACGAGGTACTTTCTCTCATCCGGACCGACCTGGAGACATCCCCCTTTGTCGGCGAAGGGCACCGTAAGGTCTGGGGACGACTACGCTTCGTCAAAGGGATAAAAGTCGGCCGCAAACGAGTGTTGCGTCTCATGCGGGAGAACAATCTGCTCTCCCCTCACCGGGTTGTTCAGGGACAGCCCAAGGACCACGCCGGCAAGATCATCACGGCGGCCCCCAACGTCATGTGGGGTACCGATGGCACCAAGATCTTCACCCTGGAAGAAGGGTGGTGCTGGTTGTTTACCGCCGTCGAGCATTGGAATGCCGAGTGCGTCGGTTGGCATGTGACCAAGAATGGCGACCGGTTTGCCGCATTGCAGCCGCTCGCCATGGGAATCAAGGCCCGTTTCGGCTCGGTCGGTGCCGCTGCTGCTCGAGGGTTGGCACTGAGGATGGATCACGGCAGCCAATACCTCTCAGAGCATTTCCAGAATCAGATCAAGTTCTGGGGAATTGCCCCAAGTTTCTCATTTGTTGCCGAACCGCAGACCAACGGGGTGACGGAACGGTTTAATCGGACTATCAAAGAGCAGGTCATCTATGGCCGCCATTACCGCACAATCGAAGAAGTAAGGATGGCAGTAGCTGACTTCATGGATCGTTACAACCGGCTGTGGCTGGTTGAAAAGCTCGGGTTCAGAAGCCCACGACAGGCTTTCGAGGAGTATCAACTCAAGAAGGCTGCGTGA
- a CDS encoding glycosyl hydrolase: MKALNKYVRLATVFTLLLVFYVFYYPSNANTNDVISVKIYPNYSQQTLIGWGGNIYPFPVDDDFMKYLLTSLPVNHLRIFSDFPDVPGEIEDKFLSYINSKGINIILNFRLNDRTLTINDLPKKICDYIEYLNKRGISVRYLTLNEPDAKLSSKFTFDNYVSLVKLIKTELLLRNLSTEMVGPDTATPNGRFIERLAEVGALSYFKAIAYHSYEYKGLDGFAAIANTAKFYDKPVWITEQNYDAVGSNMYSNTYAANNIRNLFWGINKGNAELCLFFSFAWGRDGGVVLFDKGKKVKPIFYELQKVFNTIPKGSVVLKTDSEIPVLAVRYNNKIIIMLYNDQNTDKNVRISIGEKQVLRSIKGMTMDIITY; this comes from the coding sequence ATGAAAGCACTAAATAAATATGTTCGACTTGCGACAGTATTCACTTTGTTGCTAGTTTTTTATGTTTTTTATTATCCGTCTAACGCGAATACAAATGATGTTATTTCGGTTAAGATTTATCCAAACTACAGTCAGCAGACACTTATCGGGTGGGGGGGCAACATTTACCCCTTTCCTGTAGATGATGATTTTATGAAGTATTTGCTAACGAGCTTACCGGTTAACCATTTGCGCATATTCAGCGATTTTCCTGATGTTCCAGGTGAGATCGAAGATAAATTTTTGTCATACATAAATAGTAAAGGTATTAATATTATACTGAACTTTAGATTAAATGACAGGACCTTGACAATTAACGACTTGCCTAAGAAGATATGCGATTATATCGAGTATTTAAATAAGCGTGGCATATCTGTGCGCTATTTAACACTGAATGAACCTGATGCGAAGTTAAGCTCTAAGTTTACTTTTGACAATTACGTAAGCCTTGTAAAACTAATCAAAACAGAACTGTTGCTTAGAAACTTATCTACAGAAATGGTTGGACCAGATACTGCTACACCAAATGGTAGATTTATTGAACGACTAGCTGAGGTAGGAGCTCTGAGTTATTTTAAGGCAATTGCATATCATTCTTATGAGTATAAAGGACTTGATGGTTTTGCTGCCATCGCCAATACTGCCAAATTCTATGATAAACCAGTCTGGATTACCGAACAAAATTATGATGCTGTAGGAAGCAATATGTATAGTAATACATATGCTGCAAATAACATTCGTAACCTTTTTTGGGGAATTAATAAGGGTAATGCAGAACTATGTTTATTTTTTTCTTTTGCGTGGGGACGTGACGGAGGTGTAGTTTTGTTTGATAAAGGTAAGAAGGTTAAACCTATATTTTACGAGTTACAAAAAGTTTTTAACACGATTCCGAAAGGAAGTGTTGTGCTTAAAACTGATTCAGAAATACCTGTATTAGCTGTAAGGTACAACAACAAAATAATAATAATGTTGTATAATGACCAGAATACTGACAAAAATGTCAGGATATCGATAGGAGAAAAGCAGGTGCTCAGATCAATAAAAGGCATGACTATGGATATAATCACTTATTAA
- the wecC gene encoding UDP-N-acetyl-D-mannosamine dehydrogenase, producing MESKKVSVIGLGYIGLPTAALFASRKIRVVGVDINMEVVDTINRGEIHIVEPDLDMLVNAAVVGGYLRATTSPEASDAFIIAVPTPFRDGKKPDLSYVETATRMIADVLKKGDLVILESTSPVGTTEQVAEWLAAARQDLTFPHQVGESSDIRLAHCPERVLPGQILRELVQNDRVIGGITQKCSAEAVKLYKAVVNGECIVSDARTAEMCKLTENSYRDVNIAFANELSLICDQLGINVWELIRLANRHPRVDILQPGPGVGGHCIAVDPWFIVSKTPDKARLIRMAREVNDDKPYWVVEKIKTKATRFKHPVIGCLGITFKANIDDLRESPALEIVRDLMASDVGHILVCDPHCTNMELEFPIVELNEVVVSADILVVLVDHQEFKNIRPDTLKEKIIIDTRGIWS from the coding sequence ATGGAAAGTAAGAAAGTATCTGTAATAGGTTTAGGATATATTGGACTTCCAACTGCGGCGCTATTCGCTTCAAGAAAAATAAGAGTAGTTGGCGTTGATATAAATATGGAAGTTGTAGATACAATAAACCGCGGCGAGATACACATAGTCGAACCAGATCTTGATATGCTCGTAAATGCAGCTGTAGTTGGCGGTTATCTTCGAGCAACTACTTCTCCTGAGGCGTCCGATGCGTTCATAATTGCTGTGCCAACGCCTTTCAGGGATGGAAAGAAGCCCGACTTAAGCTATGTGGAGACTGCTACTAGAATGATTGCTGATGTACTGAAGAAGGGGGATTTGGTAATTTTGGAATCAACCTCACCAGTCGGAACTACAGAACAAGTGGCAGAATGGCTAGCCGCAGCAAGACAAGACCTGACCTTTCCGCATCAAGTTGGTGAATCATCAGATATTAGGTTAGCGCATTGCCCGGAGCGGGTGTTACCTGGACAAATATTGCGTGAATTAGTCCAAAATGATCGAGTAATTGGTGGAATAACTCAGAAATGTTCAGCTGAAGCAGTTAAATTGTATAAAGCCGTTGTCAATGGTGAATGCATTGTGTCTGACGCACGAACTGCTGAAATGTGCAAATTAACAGAAAATAGCTATCGAGATGTGAATATTGCATTTGCGAATGAATTATCACTTATTTGCGATCAGCTTGGTATTAATGTTTGGGAGCTAATCAGGCTAGCGAATCGACATCCACGGGTCGATATACTTCAGCCTGGTCCTGGTGTAGGTGGTCATTGTATTGCTGTCGACCCGTGGTTCATAGTAAGCAAAACCCCCGATAAAGCACGTCTCATCCGAATGGCGAGAGAGGTCAACGATGATAAGCCGTATTGGGTTGTTGAAAAGATCAAAACAAAGGCTACCAGATTTAAGCACCCAGTAATTGGTTGTTTAGGCATAACTTTCAAAGCAAATATTGATGACCTAAGAGAGTCGCCAGCCTTAGAGATAGTTCGTGACCTTATGGCTTCTGATGTAGGGCATATACTTGTGTGCGATCCTCATTGCACAAATATGGAGTTGGAATTTCCTATTGTCGAATTAAATGAAGTTGTAGTATCTGCAGATATATTAGTTGTTCTTGTTGATCATCAAGAATTCAAAAACATAAGACCAGATACCCTAAAAGAAAAAATTATTATTGATACACGAGGTATTTGGAGTTAG
- a CDS encoding acyltransferase, with the protein MNIARAIRHEILMWIQFVVKYIPGRTGCWIRNILYPYRCGNNVTIWDGVQIDKPSNLVIGNNVSINRGSFINAEGGVFIGSDVLIGPNVIIYSQNHNFTGEELTRLCGYQKAPVVIEDNVWIASGCILLPGIKLGKGCVVGAGSIVTRDVPPKCLALGSPARVVKEL; encoded by the coding sequence ATGAATATCGCGAGAGCGATTAGGCACGAAATATTGATGTGGATCCAGTTTGTTGTAAAATACATTCCTGGTCGCACAGGCTGTTGGATTAGAAATATTCTTTATCCGTACCGATGCGGCAATAATGTCACCATTTGGGATGGTGTTCAAATCGACAAACCGTCCAACTTGGTAATAGGTAATAACGTCTCGATAAATAGAGGTTCTTTTATTAACGCAGAAGGTGGTGTATTTATTGGAAGTGATGTATTGATAGGCCCTAACGTGATTATATATTCTCAAAATCATAATTTTACGGGTGAGGAGTTAACAAGGCTCTGTGGGTATCAAAAAGCCCCTGTTGTCATTGAAGATAACGTATGGATTGCGTCTGGGTGTATTCTGTTACCTGGAATTAAATTGGGTAAGGGATGTGTTGTTGGTGCTGGTAGTATCGTAACACGAGATGTTCCTCCTAAGTGTTTGGCTCTCGGCAGTCCGGCAAGAGTTGTCAAGGAACTGTAA